In Halopseudomonas xinjiangensis, a single genomic region encodes these proteins:
- a CDS encoding glycosyltransferase yields the protein MTAWPEARVAVLLAAHQGRIWLPDQIQSILDQIGVSVTILISVDQSTDGTEAYVDHAALQHSNIRILPHGLKSGTAAANFFRLIRELDPEGFDYVAFADQDDLWDQDKLDRAIGQLRLRGADGYSGNVTAFWPDGREKLINKAQAQRRWDFLFEAAGPGCTYVMSRHLFEALQSFVSTRTGALGSVYLHDWFCYAFARANGFSWWIDPEPKMQYRQHQNNLVGVNQGWKARMGRFRHVSSGWWLDQARTIARLLGLESSAFVRSWIDPNKRSGYLVLVLNARNCRRKAIDAFFMSMMVLLLAIHPPSYETD from the coding sequence TTGACAGCGTGGCCCGAAGCCCGAGTCGCCGTTCTCCTGGCCGCGCATCAGGGTCGAATATGGCTGCCTGACCAGATCCAGTCGATCCTGGACCAGATCGGGGTTAGCGTCACGATCCTGATAAGTGTGGATCAGTCCACCGATGGTACCGAGGCATACGTCGACCACGCGGCGTTACAGCATTCCAATATCCGTATCCTGCCGCATGGGCTGAAATCCGGGACCGCCGCAGCCAATTTCTTCAGACTGATACGCGAACTTGATCCTGAAGGCTTCGACTACGTCGCATTCGCCGATCAGGATGATCTCTGGGATCAGGACAAGCTGGATCGGGCTATCGGTCAGCTTCGGCTACGGGGGGCGGATGGGTATTCAGGCAACGTCACTGCCTTTTGGCCGGATGGCCGCGAAAAGCTGATAAACAAGGCCCAGGCGCAGCGGCGCTGGGATTTCCTCTTCGAGGCCGCCGGTCCAGGCTGCACCTACGTCATGTCGCGGCACCTGTTCGAAGCGCTGCAGAGCTTCGTTTCGACTCGTACGGGAGCGCTTGGCTCGGTCTACCTGCACGACTGGTTCTGCTATGCGTTCGCTCGGGCCAACGGGTTTTCGTGGTGGATAGATCCCGAACCGAAGATGCAGTATCGCCAGCACCAGAACAACCTCGTGGGTGTGAACCAGGGCTGGAAAGCCAGAATGGGCAGGTTTCGCCACGTATCCAGCGGCTGGTGGCTCGATCAGGCGCGAACGATTGCACGCTTGCTGGGACTGGAAAGCTCCGCTTTCGTGCGCTCCTGGATCGATCCGAACAAGCGTAGCGGCTATCTGGTTCTGGTGTTGAATGCCCGTAATTGCAGACGCAAAGCGATCGACGCTTTCTTCATGAGTATGATGGTGCTCCTGCTGGCGATACATCCGCCGTCATACGAAACGGATTAG
- the galU gene encoding UTP--glucose-1-phosphate uridylyltransferase GalU, with the protein MKVTKAVLPVAGLGTRFLPASKAIPKEMVTVVDKPVIQYVVEEALAAGINEIILVTHSSKKAIEDHFDVHYELEAELDRRGKHELLEVLRATAPSNLKVTAVRQGKALGLGHAVNCARSVVGDEPFAVMLPDVLVEQQGAKVDLGMMTERFEQSGRAQIMVEPVPYDLVSQYGVVDVSGVDLQAGEGTAMHRVVEKPPREEAPSNLSIVGRYVLPARIFELLDETQPGAGNEIQLTDAIAALMKEQGADAFRIAGRSYDCGSKLGYLEATVAYGVKHPKLGEGFRDILKQYT; encoded by the coding sequence GTGAAGGTTACTAAAGCCGTTCTTCCCGTCGCAGGTCTTGGCACTCGCTTCCTACCGGCCAGCAAGGCTATCCCGAAGGAAATGGTCACCGTCGTCGACAAGCCTGTCATCCAGTACGTCGTCGAAGAAGCCCTCGCCGCAGGCATCAATGAAATCATCCTGGTTACCCACTCAAGCAAAAAAGCCATCGAAGACCACTTCGACGTGCATTACGAGCTCGAAGCCGAGCTCGATCGCCGTGGCAAGCACGAACTGCTGGAAGTCCTCCGTGCAACAGCGCCGTCCAACCTGAAGGTCACCGCAGTGCGTCAAGGCAAGGCGCTGGGCCTCGGTCATGCAGTCAACTGCGCACGCTCTGTGGTGGGTGACGAGCCGTTCGCAGTGATGCTGCCGGACGTACTGGTCGAACAGCAGGGCGCGAAAGTCGATCTTGGTATGATGACCGAGCGTTTCGAGCAGTCCGGACGCGCACAGATCATGGTGGAGCCGGTCCCCTATGACTTGGTCAGCCAGTATGGCGTCGTGGATGTATCCGGTGTGGATTTGCAGGCTGGCGAAGGCACCGCGATGCATCGCGTCGTGGAAAAGCCGCCGCGTGAAGAGGCGCCGTCCAATCTGTCGATCGTTGGCCGCTATGTCCTGCCGGCACGTATCTTCGAATTGCTGGATGAAACACAGCCCGGCGCAGGCAACGAAATCCAGTTGACCGATGCCATTGCTGCGCTGATGAAAGAGCAAGGGGCAGATGCCTTCCGTATTGCCGGCCGCTCGTACGACTGTGGCAGCAAACTCGGTTACCTTGAAGCGACAGTCGCTTATGGCGTCAAACATCCCAAACTCGGTGAGGGATTTCGGGACATTCTAAAGCAATACACCTGA